The Arachis ipaensis cultivar K30076 chromosome B10, Araip1.1, whole genome shotgun sequence DNA window TGCATTTTTTTAAAATCGAGAGATTAAAATAGTGTAATTAGAATATATAATAGAATCTTAAGAATTAAATTAGTGTAAAATGTGAATCTCAATACGTTGGGACTTAACTCTTagcaatttaattaattaagaatataATGTTTGTTTATATGCATGATCCATCAGGAGCTGTGGTGTTTCCATGGTCCATCAGAGTGAGAATAATGCTTGATGCTGCAAAGGGACTTGCATATCTTCATGAGAAGACTCAGAATAAGAATGCAGTCATTTTTCGAGACTTCAAGACTTCTAATGTTCTCTTGGACAcggtaaatatatatatatatatatataaaaatcaatAATTATATATTTCTATTTAATCCACACAACAACTCATAtatttaatttccttttaattttaagGAGTTCCATGCAAAGCTATCGGACTTTGGTTTTGCAAGGGATGGACCTGAGGGAGATAAAACTCACATATCAACTAGAGTCATGGGAACCCATGGCTATGCTGCCCCAGAATATGTCATGAATGGTTAGTTACCTTATTCTATTAACAAAAGATATAATGCAACATCACCAGTCATTTTTTATCAGTCTTTAGTCAGTAATAATTtatagaaaaagtataggtaatcAACAACATTTTTGAACAATAtataaataatgtgaattaataaagttaaaagagtaaatttaattagtagcattaaattagggtgtagtatatttttatttgattggtgattGTTCGTGTTGTTCAAGATAGTCATTATTTACCTAGTATTCTCCTAATTTATTCTCATATTTACACGAGTTTTACACACAAAAAATATATAGtttatacttatatttattaaaatttgtacacataaaataatataatttgtgtccatatattaaaaataatttaatatttgtgttagtcaaataataataaaaaatattaaaatgttgactttcaaaaatttttcttaacAAAATTAAGGACATTCCAGATGCACTTAgtttgcattttttatttttctttttataatttaacaaaaaaaaaacaaatagtagatgaaaataaaaaataaatagatatgttAGGTGTATACTAAAATCAACTACTGACTGGACTTATATGTACAGGGCACCTGAGCACGAAGAGTGATGTGTATAGTTTTGGAGTGGTGATGCTAGAGATGGTGACAGGAAGGAAGGTGATAGACAGACAGAGGCCACATAGTGAGATGAACTTGGTGAGATGGGCACTGCCCTTAATAAGGGACAATGGAAGGAACAGCCATATACTCCTCATTGACCCAAGGCTTCATGGGCATTACTCCGCAAAGGCTTCCCTTAAGGCACTTAAGTTGGCCTCTCGCTGCCTCCGCTTCAACCCTTCCATGAGACCTACCATGGATTCAGTTGTTCAATCCATCATCAACTTCCCTCAAGAAGCCTCACCTCTTCcaattcctcctcctcctcctcctcatcttaaTACTAACTCCAACAAGTATGGTCTTGtttcttctgcttctgcttccagGACCAACGTGCCCACTCGCTTTCAGGCTTCGCCGTGCCacctcaaccaccaccaccaagcTCATGTTGCTTCAACTTCATCAACTCCACCAAGGCCTAATGTTAGAATTGATCAAAGgcgttgaataaaaaattaaaaataactgcAGGGAGTNNNNNNATAGAGAAAATGATAAATTGATGACTGAtttttatttcgaaaacaaataaattttttatcaaaattaattataaataaatctCTAACTTTTGTGATTCGGAGGCACATAAATTCTTTCATACAAGATTCAAACTATCACTAAGTTTATATGTCTCTTTAATATTTACAAAAGTTAGAAActtatttgtattttaattttgtaaaaggtttattttgttttcatgataaataaaaaataaaaaatttatttatctttttctctaaTAATAAATATAGGAATAACTCAATAAGGACCTCAGAAATTTCTAGGACTGTGGTTTTACCAAAaacttttttatttgttatttgtcgTTCATTTATCTATATCCAAAGACTGATGATAATATgggattttctttaatttcttggtGTCGTTTGATTAAGTGTTTCTA harbors:
- the LOC107621435 gene encoding serine/threonine-protein kinase BIK1-like; translation: MASFKELSMGGVVLNNSRRNSSEERKKKGDEDDLGFKRKLKLWFGCMTLMIMRSKAKDSASDHKYKADGIEEKIIGPIPSTPTNSPIINEERVVNPKSFTYKQLKLATKNFKREHFLGEGGFGSVYKGWLSRDDAMTPTKPGMGIPVAIKSLNQFGLQGHQEWLAEVNYLSQLKHPNLVKLIGFCNEDDKMLLVYEFMPRGSLESHLFRRAVVFPWSIRVRIMLDAAKGLAYLHEKTQNKNAVIFRDFKTSNVLLDTEFHAKLSDFGFARDGPEGDKTHISTRVMGTHGYAAPEYVMNGHLSTKSDVYSFGVVMLEMVTGRKVIDRQRPHSEMNLVRWALPLIRDNGRNSHILLIDPRLHGHYSAKASLKALKLASRCLRFNPSMRPTMDSVVQSIINFPQEASPLPIPPPPPPHLNTNSNKYGLVSSASASRTNVPTRFQASPCHLNHHHQAHVASTSSTPPRPNVRIDQRR